Proteins encoded together in one Quercus lobata isolate SW786 chromosome 3, ValleyOak3.0 Primary Assembly, whole genome shotgun sequence window:
- the LOC115982238 gene encoding F-box/kelch-repeat protein At1g67480, translating to MVGFVSGKKRVTKPNMCFTNPVQQNIPTCGKSNPRLCSQVVDDLDSPVLPGLPDDVAKHCLALVPRSNFPAMGGVCKRWRSFIQSKEFISVRKLAGVLEEWLYVLTLDAEEKESHWEVLDCLGQKHCLLPQMPGPLKAGFGVVVLDGKLLVMAGYSVVDGTGSASADVYQYDSCLNSWSKLANMNEARYDFGCAEVKGMVYAVGGYGMDGNSLSSVEVYNPDTDKWTLIESLRRPRWGCFACGLEGKLYVMGGRSNFTIGNSKFVDVYNTERHTWCEMKNGCVMVTAHAVLGKKLFCMEWKNQRKLAIFNPDDNSWKMVPVPLTGSSSIGFRFGILDGKLLLFSLQEEPGYSTLLYDPNAAPGSEWKTSDIKPSGFCLCSVTIKV from the exons ATGGTGGGATTTGTGAGTGGAAAGAAGAGAGTGACGAAACCGAATATGTGTTTCACCAATCCAGTCCAGCAAAATATACCCACTTGTGGGAAAAGCAATCCTCGTTTATGTTCTCAGGTTGTTGATGATCTTGACAGCCCTGTTCTACCTGGGCTGCCTGATGATGTGGCAAAGCATTGCCTTGCACTTGTTCCTCGTTCCAATTTCCCAGCTATGGGTGGTGTGTGCAAAAGGTGGAGGTCGTTTATCCAAAGCAAAGAATTCATATCTGTGCGGAAATTAGCTGGGGTGCTAGAGGAATGGCTCTATGTCTTAACTCTCGATGCTGAAGAGAAGGAAAGCCACTGGGAGGTTCTGGATTGTTTGGGCCAGAAACACTGCCTTCTTCCACAGATGCCTGGTCCACTGAAAGCTGGATTTGGGGTGGTGGTTCTTGATGGAAAGCTTCTTGTCATGGCTGGCTATTCTGTAGTCGATGGGACGGGCTCTGCCTCCGCAGATGTTTACCAATATGATTCTTGCCTCAACAG CTGGAGTAAATTAGCAAACATGAATGAGGCTCGGTATGACTTTGGTTGTGCAGAGGTTAAAGGTATGGTTTATGCAGTTGGAGGTTATGGGATGGATGGCAACAGTCTATCTAGTGTTGAGGTGTACAACCCAGATACTGACAAATGGACCCTGATAGAAAGTCTTCGCCGCCCAAGGTGGGGTTGCTTTGCCTGTGGGCTTGAGGGAAAGCTGTATGTCATGGGTGGAAGATCAAACTTCACAATTGGGAATTCTAAGTTTGTTGACGTGTACAACACTGAGAGGCACACCTGGTGTGAAATGAAGAATGGCTGCGTCATGGTCACGGCTCATGCTGTGCTGGGAAAGAAGCTCTTTTGTATGGAGTGGAAGAACCAGCGGAAACTGGCAATCTTCAATCCAGATGACAATTCATGGAAGATGGTTCCAGTTCCATTGACAGGGAGCTCAAGTATTGGGTTTCGATTTGGAATACTGGATGGAAAATTGTTGTTGTTCTCACTCCAGGAGGAACCTGGTTACAGTACTCTGTTGTATGATCCAAATGCAGCCCCGGGCTCTGAGTGGAAGACTTCTGATATAAAGCCATCAGGTTTTTGCCTCTGCAGTGTGACAATCAAGGTGTAA